The following proteins are encoded in a genomic region of Methanomassiliicoccales archaeon:
- a CDS encoding UbiD family decarboxylase, with translation MAVQSHLDRMKDVKVVDSKVPIEIEPTRILMADQRRPVLFEDLNGMKAAGNLWSERDRITEALGLPKDGLTKALLQALSSPKPVEEVKKAKFEEAIEDKFDLRKLPIPKYYPEDGGRYVTAGVAIAEYEGKINVSFHRLMLIGKDRFAIRLVPRHLFTMHKMAMEKGQDLKVAFVVGTCPSVLLAGATSADYEFNELEMASALRHIGLKEGLKVRRTKYGIPVPTDADYVFEGRLTSETTDEGPFVDITGTYDAVRKQPVFVVDRMYHRKDAVFQLVLSGGIEHFLLMGLPREPVIFRTVRQAVPRVHAVRLTEGSCCWLHGVISITKNKEGDANNAAMAAFAGHPSMKQVIVVDQDIDIFDDRQVEWAVATRFQASRGLLVIHNAAGSSLDPSTEGTTSKVAIDATMPLGDQTGYRKAQLN, from the coding sequence ATGGCCGTCCAAAGCCACCTGGACCGGATGAAGGACGTGAAGGTAGTCGATAGCAAGGTGCCGATCGAGATCGAGCCGACCCGCATCCTCATGGCCGACCAGAGGCGCCCCGTTCTGTTCGAGGACCTGAACGGCATGAAGGCCGCCGGCAACCTGTGGAGCGAGAGGGACCGCATCACCGAGGCGCTAGGATTGCCGAAGGACGGATTGACCAAGGCGCTGCTGCAGGCGCTGTCCTCCCCGAAACCGGTGGAAGAGGTCAAGAAGGCCAAGTTCGAAGAGGCGATCGAGGACAAGTTCGACCTGCGCAAGTTGCCGATACCGAAGTACTATCCCGAGGACGGCGGAAGGTACGTCACCGCCGGCGTGGCCATCGCCGAGTACGAGGGAAAGATAAACGTCTCCTTCCACCGACTCATGCTCATCGGGAAGGACAGGTTCGCCATACGATTGGTACCTCGCCACCTGTTCACCATGCACAAGATGGCCATGGAAAAGGGGCAGGACCTCAAGGTCGCTTTCGTCGTGGGCACCTGCCCATCCGTTCTATTGGCCGGGGCCACGTCCGCCGATTACGAGTTCAACGAGCTGGAGATGGCCAGCGCGCTCCGTCACATCGGGCTGAAGGAAGGGCTGAAGGTCCGCCGCACCAAGTACGGCATTCCGGTGCCGACCGACGCCGATTACGTCTTCGAGGGACGCCTGACGTCCGAGACGACCGACGAGGGGCCGTTCGTGGACATCACCGGCACCTACGACGCGGTGCGCAAGCAGCCAGTGTTCGTCGTGGACCGCATGTATCATCGGAAAGACGCGGTGTTCCAGCTGGTGCTTTCCGGAGGGATCGAGCATTTCCTATTGATGGGGCTGCCACGCGAACCGGTGATCTTCCGGACCGTGCGACAGGCTGTGCCGCGCGTTCACGCCGTGCGCTTGACGGAAGGGAGCTGCTGCTGGCTGCATGGGGTCATCTCTATCACAAAGAACAAGGAGGGGGACGCCAACAACGCGGCCATGGCCGCCTTCGCCGGTCACCCGTCCATGAAGCAAGTCATCGTCGTGGACCAGGACATCGACATATTCGACGATAGGCAAGTGGAGTGGGCCGTGGCCACGCGCTTCCAGGCCTCCCGCGGACTGCTGGTCATACACAACGCCGCCGGTTCCTCGCTTGATCCGAGCACCGAGGGAACCACGTCCAAGGTGGCTATCGACGCCACGATGCCGTTAGGCGATCAGACCGGGTATCGCAAGGCGCAGCTAAATTGA
- a CDS encoding glutamate--tRNA ligase, whose translation MSENDLEATIRKYALQNAVLYAGKATPKAVQGKVLAESPELRSKVQEVLPLIASIVEQVNSMAPEAQHKELEGIDSSMLMREKTERRVGLPELPNMVRGKVVMRFAPGPSGPLHLGHTRVAILNDDYCKNYDGKFINRIEDTNPDKIDPNAYDMIPEDLDWLGVKVHQTVVQSDRFELYYDVAKKLIEMGKAYVCTCPVEEWRGLKEKCLPCPHHDEDVATTMEKFEKMLAGHYEEEKAVFVVKTDLKHPNPAIRDFVGLRIVTSTPHPLKGSKYCLYPLMNFSVAVDDHFLGLTHVLRGKDHLNNTMRQEYIFKYFGWKQPHYTHYGLVSVPDAILKTSTVGKGIRSGEYSGWDDVRLGTVRALAKRGFRPEAIRHFWTDCGIKETDIEFSWDNLYAYNKDLVDKNANRYFFVWDPVPLQICGVQELHSRAPRHPGQPELGNREYQLNAPIIVHVVEKDLNNAMEAGKVRLKDLGNVEFRSGKALYLGNDLSVLKEGFKIIHWVPDNCTPASVIMPTGESKDGFVENMPKEEEGKVVQFERFGFAKVEKTSPKMIAYFTH comes from the coding sequence ATGTCCGAGAACGACCTGGAGGCGACCATCAGGAAGTACGCCCTGCAGAACGCTGTGCTTTACGCGGGGAAGGCCACCCCCAAAGCGGTACAGGGCAAGGTGCTGGCCGAATCGCCGGAGCTGCGTTCCAAGGTCCAGGAGGTGCTGCCGTTAATCGCCTCGATAGTGGAGCAGGTCAACTCCATGGCACCCGAGGCGCAGCACAAGGAGCTGGAGGGCATCGATTCGTCCATGCTCATGCGGGAAAAGACCGAGAGACGCGTCGGTCTGCCCGAGCTGCCGAACATGGTACGCGGAAAGGTAGTGATGCGCTTCGCCCCAGGACCATCCGGACCGCTGCATCTGGGGCACACCCGCGTCGCCATACTCAATGATGATTATTGCAAGAACTATGATGGTAAGTTTATCAACCGCATCGAGGACACCAACCCGGACAAGATAGATCCGAACGCCTACGACATGATCCCGGAGGACCTGGATTGGTTAGGCGTCAAAGTGCACCAGACGGTGGTCCAGAGCGACCGCTTCGAGCTGTACTACGACGTGGCCAAAAAGCTCATCGAGATGGGCAAGGCCTACGTCTGCACCTGCCCGGTGGAGGAATGGCGGGGACTGAAGGAAAAATGCTTGCCCTGCCCGCACCACGACGAGGACGTGGCGACGACGATGGAGAAGTTCGAGAAGATGCTGGCCGGTCATTACGAGGAGGAGAAGGCCGTCTTCGTGGTCAAGACCGACCTCAAGCACCCCAACCCGGCCATAAGGGATTTCGTGGGGTTGCGCATCGTCACCTCAACGCCGCACCCCCTGAAGGGTTCGAAGTACTGCCTGTACCCCCTGATGAACTTCAGCGTAGCCGTGGACGATCATTTCCTCGGCCTGACCCACGTCCTGCGGGGCAAGGACCATTTGAACAACACTATGCGCCAGGAGTACATCTTCAAGTACTTCGGCTGGAAGCAGCCCCATTACACCCATTACGGTCTCGTTTCCGTCCCCGACGCCATACTGAAGACCTCCACCGTCGGTAAAGGCATAAGGTCCGGCGAGTACAGCGGTTGGGACGACGTCCGTCTAGGAACGGTTAGGGCATTGGCCAAGCGCGGTTTCCGACCAGAGGCCATACGCCACTTCTGGACCGACTGCGGCATCAAGGAGACGGACATCGAGTTCTCCTGGGACAACCTGTACGCGTACAACAAGGACCTGGTGGACAAGAACGCTAACCGTTACTTCTTCGTCTGGGACCCTGTTCCATTACAGATCTGCGGTGTACAGGAACTGCATTCCAGGGCCCCGAGACACCCTGGCCAACCGGAGCTGGGGAACCGGGAGTACCAACTGAACGCCCCCATAATCGTCCACGTGGTGGAGAAGGACCTGAACAACGCCATGGAGGCCGGGAAGGTCCGCTTGAAGGACCTGGGCAACGTGGAGTTCCGCTCCGGAAAAGCGCTCTATCTCGGCAACGACCTCTCGGTGCTGAAGGAGGGCTTCAAGATCATCCACTGGGTGCCGGACAACTGCACGCCCGCCTCGGTCATCATGCCCACCGGCGAATCGAAGGACGGCTTCGTGGAGAACATGCCCAAGGAAGAGGAGGGGAAGGTCGTGCAGTTCGAGCGCTTCGGCTTCGCGAAGGTGGAGAAGACCTCGCCGAAGATGATCGCCTACTTCACACACTGA
- a CDS encoding LysE family transporter, translating to MYEAVFLSAVVLSVIFCGMPGAVNTQALRVGVSGGFRRAMGIEMGSIVGDTTWAVIALTGLAIVWNNDIARWVLGILGGAMLLYLAYRGFQDARRKELPEANAPSGHTDLVTGIMMSFVNPFQLAFWIGIGSSAIVTIIPDPQLTDFLVFYTGYITGAVLWGIAYSALIGYGRRYVTAKLFRRISLVCALVLLYFVVTLLWSTFVV from the coding sequence GTGTACGAGGCCGTGTTTCTTTCCGCCGTGGTGCTCAGCGTCATCTTCTGCGGAATGCCGGGCGCAGTGAACACACAGGCGCTGCGCGTAGGCGTGAGCGGAGGCTTTCGCCGGGCGATGGGGATCGAGATGGGTTCTATCGTCGGGGACACCACCTGGGCGGTTATCGCCCTGACCGGCCTGGCCATCGTCTGGAACAACGACATCGCCCGTTGGGTGCTGGGCATATTGGGCGGGGCGATGCTTCTCTATCTAGCCTATCGCGGCTTCCAGGACGCCCGGAGAAAAGAACTGCCGGAGGCGAACGCTCCTTCGGGGCACACGGACCTGGTGACCGGGATAATGATGTCCTTCGTCAACCCCTTCCAACTGGCCTTCTGGATCGGCATCGGTAGTTCGGCCATCGTGACCATAATCCCGGACCCGCAGCTCACGGACTTCCTGGTCTTCTACACCGGATACATAACTGGAGCGGTGCTCTGGGGTATAGCGTATTCGGCGCTCATCGGCTACGGCCGACGCTACGTCACGGCAAAACTGTTTAGGAGAATAAGCTTGGTCTGCGCCCTGGTGCTGCTGTATTTCGTGGTGACCCTGCTGTGGAGCACGTTCGTCGTATGA